The region NNNNNNNNNNNNNNNNNNNNNNNNNNNNNNNNNNNNNNNNNNNNNNNNNNNNNNNNNNNNNNNNNNNNNNNNNNNNNNNNNNNNNNNNNNNNNNNNNNNNNNNNNNNNNNNNNNNNNNNNNNNNNNNNNNNNNNNNNNNNNNNNNNNNNNNNNNNNNNNNNNNNNNNNNNNNNNNNNNNNNNNNNNNNNNNNNNNNNNNNNNNNNNNNNNNNNNNNNNNNNNNNNNNNNNNNNNNNNNNNNNNNNNNNNNNNNNNNNNNNNNNNNNNNNNNNNNNNNNNNNNNNNNNNNNNNNNNNNNNNNNNNNNNNNNNNNNNNNNNNNNNNNNNNNNNNNNNNNNNNNNNNNNNNNNNNNNNNNNNNNNNNNNNNNNNNNNNNNNNNNNNNNNNNNNNNNNNNNNNNNNNNNNNNNNNNNNNNNNNNNNNNNNNNNNNNNNNNNNNNNNNNNNNNNNNNNNNNNNNNNNNNNNNNNNNNNNNNNNNNNNNNNNNNNNNNNNNNNNNNNNNNNNNNNNNNNNNNNNNNNNNNNNNNNNNNNNNNNNNNNNNNNNNNNNNNNNNNNNNNNNNNNNNNNNNNNNNNNNNNNNNNNNNNNNNNNNNNNNNNNNNNNNNNNNNNNNNNNNNNNNNNNNNNNNNNNNNNNNNNNNNNNNNNNNNNNNNNNNNNNNNNNNNNNNNNNNNNNNNNNNNNNNNNNNNNNNNNNNNNNNNNNNNNNNNNNNNNNNNNNNNNNNNNNNNNNNNNNNNNNNNNNNNNNNNNNNNNNNNNNNNNNNNNNNNNNNNNNNNNNNNNNNNNNNNNNNNNNNNNNNNNNNNNNNNNNNNNNNNNNNNNNNNNNNNNNNNNNNNNNNNNNNNNNNNNNNNNNNNNNNNNNNNNNNNNNNNNNNNNNNNNNNNNNNNNNNNNNNNNNNNNNNNNNNNNNNNNNNNNNNNNNNNNNNNNNNNNNNNNNNNNNNNNNNNNNNNNNNNNNNNNNNNNNNNNNNNNNNNNNNNNNNNNNNNNNNNNNNNNNNNNNNNNNNNNNNNNNNNNNNNNNNNNNNNNNNNNNNNNNNNNNNNNNNNNNNNNNNNNNNNNNNNNNNNNNNNNNNNNNNNNNNNNNNNNNNNNNNNNNNNNNNNNNNNNNNNNNNNNNNNNNNNNNNNNNNNNNNNNNNNNNNNNNNNNNNNNNNNNNNNNNNNNNNNNNNNNNNNNNNNNNNNNNNNNNNNNNNNNNNNNNNNNNNNNNNNNNNNNNNNNNNNNNNNNNNNNNNNNNNNNNNNNNNNNNNNNNNNNNNNNNNNNNNNNNNNNNNNNNNNNNNNNNNNNNNNNNNNNNNNNNNNNNNNNNNNNNNNNNNNNNNNNNNNNNNNNNNNNNNNNNNNNNNNNNNNNNNNNNNNNNNNNNNNNNNNNNNNNNNNNNNNNNNNNNNNNNNNNNNNNNNNNNNNNNNNNNNNNNNNNNNNNNNNNNNNNNNNNNNNNNNNNNNNNNNNNNNNNNNNNNNNNNNNNNNNNNNNNNNNNNNNNNNNNNNNNNNNNNNNNNNNNNNNNNNNNNNNNNNNNNNNNNNNNNNNNNNNNNNNNNNNNNNNNNNNNNNNNNNNNNNNNNNNNNNNNNNNNNNNNNNNNNNNNNNNNNNNNNNNNNNNNNNNNNNNNNNNNNNNNNNNNNNNNNNNNNNNNNNNNNNNNNNNNNNNNNNNNNNNNNNNNNNNNNNNNNNNNNNNNNNNNNNNNNNNNNNNNNNNNNNNNNNNNNNNNNNNNNNNNNNNNNNNNNNNNNNNNNNNNNNNNNNNNNNNNNNNNNNNNNNNNNNNNNNNNNNNNNNNNNAATACACAATTatgaaaaatccttacaaaaacaatagggttccctgctccgctgggagcaggcgaacggccatgccttgcattggccgcccgcttgcttccgcgggcttggaaccctaaaaagtgtcaaaagcgAGCAAACTTCAATGACTCAAAAACGTGTTACTCTCCCTGAGTGGAATCACTGATTCATTCATCCAGCTTTTCCAACATGTGTAAGCGGTGATTTGTTAACATGGTTAGCTGCGCATCTCGAGGGTTGCGGGAGCTGTGGTCTTGTAAACTTGTAATCTTGAGGCTGCGGGTTCGAACCCCGGTTGCATCATGAAAAGCACTCGGATGcttttgtgtatttctgttttgtgtcagatgatctgacacaaaacaaaagtacacTTTCCTTCGAGTTCGCTTCATGTTTGGACCCCAGATCAgtcacttgtttgttttaaaattagctttttgtcGCGTGGATTTGTTTAGCAACAAGCTACGCGCTTATCATGTCAGGGGGAATCCCAAGTTGGCATTGTGAcgcactttaatttaaaaccacCAGCATCAAGGTATTAACTGTAttattatcaaaatatcttttaGGTTTACAGGTTTTATCACGTTTTACGCTACTACATGACAGGAAGGCGGTACATTGGCTTCTGCGgcaaaaacctaaacaaaatgAATTGTTTTCGTATTTTACCTTAGAATAAAACACTAAGACAATATTGCGACATTGTCCCGCTCAGGGTATGTTGTGTCAACGTCTCTCGGCTAcgaccacgtcaaattttagctcaatagcagcaaaattgactgatttacagccatttttgtgttgtttaatggtgattagctgcggcggccattttgaaatggataGACTTCATctgttaatgctaaagtttttagCAGAGTGTGCAATGAGTGGCACTCGGAATATGAgctgtgactgactctcagttactgccATACTAAATTTGAACCTGTAAAATACactgagttagagccacttttgtgttttataaattcaGTCGGCTGAGGCGACCCTTTTAAATCGGATTGACTTCaaacaataatcagttgtagatatatttcaaatgattacttcctgggagtttcattaaaatctgtccaggagttcatgagatattttgctaacagacgagcAGGGTTGACTCATCAGTTAATGCTGACGTTTTCAGCAAAGATCTTGTGGGACGAGCAGCACTCGGACTATGTGTTATGactaactctcagctactaccacagtgGATTTGAagacaatatctataaaattacCTGAGCTAtcactatttttgtgtttttttaaagttcagctggctgtggcgcattttgaactggattgacttcaaaccttaatcagttgtagatgtacacccagtgattacttcctgaaagttttgttaaacttTGTCCAGTGgtctatgagatattttgctaacaaatgggcacatgcacacacacggacaaaaacataatcatctgtctttgccttttggcgGCTGATGGTAATGACCACCAATCAATGAACAGCCACAGCAGGGTGAAGCTATAGTTTGCTGCTGTGAGAGCTTTGGGTAAATATATTGTCATAAAAGGTTTGGTAAATTAGTTTAATGAgggctgtttctttttttaatggccgtttcaaaattaaagtgaagtgtttgtttgtatcACTGACTCGTAAATGTCTGCGACACACCCAGAGGGATGAAATTGACCCAGTGAACCACCGGTTCATCTGTTCAGCTTTAACATCGAATCTaaacttgtagtttttttttaaaaaaacgggGTCATATTTTACACTGATAAGCCCTATTGTTGGGTGAACGACTtgtgaaagacatttttattacaaaaacgGGTTCCCTGAGAGTCGATAGTGACTTACAGACTCATGGTTTCCTTtaagatgaaaataaattttctgaAAGGCAACTGTTTTCAGTCAGTTGGGCACTGATTCTATCTTAAACTTACTCtggtttaaaagaaagtttaactctgtgacttttgtttaaCAACAAGCACGTTTACCTGATGACATCATCCGGGGATTTCCACATTGAATGGGTTCATACAATCTGTGGCACTCAAGGCTTTGCCGTTTAAATCAAATCTGCAATGTGTCAGGGTTTCAAAAACTTCTGTAACAAGTTAACTGCATGACCAAATCCACTATTAGGTGATTTCATCACGATATTAAGTATTTAGTTGGTTTTATCTACGTTGGGCGGCGGTGCTATGATCTTGCGTAACAGAAGAATTTCCCTGTTACGTCACCTCAGAGCCATTCAGAAAGATGGAGTTTGCACCCTTTAAAAAACGATTCATgtctaaagcagcaaaactcgAACCAGATTTCGATGTTTTTGTCCCCAGGCTGGATTCTCTCTCAGTGCAGTGCTCAGGACTTCAGCTGCACTGTTTCACGACGCCCTGATGGGGTGACTTACATGATCTCTGACGAGTCTCGTCCCAAAGACTATGATGCATCAAACTGCACTGCCCTCTGGATTAACAACAGTGTAAGTTAGAATCTACACATctgcttgtttcctgttttctaacATGGCTCATTTGCTGTGAGGCGTTAAAATACGACTTTTATTGTCAGAATAATTGTCCCTTAATAAACAATGTTACCTGACTATGACACAAAATATGCACATTCAAATAGATCACTGCTAAAATGTGAAacccttgtttgttttcatcacttAAACAGACATGGTCTAAGGTTTTTGGTAGTTATGTCAAATAATCTCTTTCCTTTTTACGTGCTGACTTTAGGACTACACTGTTGCAACCGAGAAGGAGAAAATATCAGTTGTCATTGAAACCGGCGTCAATGAGCTGAAGACCTCAAGATGCATGGTGAACATTGTTTGCAAACAGCATTGTCAGTCAAAGGTATTCAGCTTTTAACAATGTGGGAAGAAATAATAGCagcacacaataaaataaaatttaacagtAACATGAAGATTGCATGTTGTGTATCTCAGATTGTGAGATTAGAGGAGTAAACACTTAAGTTTACTTTTTGGACTCTGAATACATTTTCTGCCTAAGACTaagtgtaatttttatttttcacaggaAGGAGGAGTTTGGAAGGATTTCAAGGCAATCTGTACCAGTAAGTATGTTTTTCTGCCAACCCTAATTTAGCCCTAAAAGTCTCCTGTTCTAAAAAAATTGTATCATAATTTCTGATCTgtacctttttgtttcaaaagcaAATGTGAACTTCCATTGAACTTTGCTCTCACATGAGAAcattgtcttcttcttctttttttgtgcagcgAACTGCGCTGAAAACAATTCATCTCATGGAGATGAGCCGGATTTGAATCCTGGATTTAACAGTAAGGACAAATATATTTAcgattttacaaataattattataataaatatgtGTTCCATATTAGCAAAAGTAAGCAGAATTGAATCTGTCTAATGATCTGAGATTAGCAGAAAAGAACAGCAGTTTGGTTGTTCCTTTAGATTGTAGTTATTGCTGATTCAAGATTGCATCATTTTGGCTGGACttcctgttaaaatgaaaatccCTTCAAATGTagcatgggtttttttttcttcaaagcagGGCCCATTTACAAGGAGAAGAGAGCAACTTTGgcataaaaacctttttttatttttacgtaGAACACCTTAGAGAGGTTTTGTTGCCCCACAGTATAAACATGTTAAAGACTTGTACCTTTTCTGACTCATTTATGGATGATTTTCTCAGTTGTTACAAACTGAGGCACAAGAAAACCTCCACAGCTTCAATGTCTTTGGTCAAAATACGGCTTTTTCTTGTGCTTGATGTTGGAATATTATAATTCTCTGTTGTCTAAATGGTTCTTTAAACCAATCAAGAACtgtaaaaggcaaaaagaaaatgttttgtgctGCGTTAGAAGATCTCACTGTGTATGTGTCTGTTGGTAGATGGACATCTCATCGGGATTGTAGCTGTAGTCTTCATCCTGGTGGCTGGAGTCTGTCTGATTCTTTACATATTCAGAAAGAAAATTCCCaggtattgttttttttcctcatgtcaATTTATAAAATGACACTAACACCCATTAACTGTTATGActgaaataatctttttttttttaatatttcaaatagATGCAGGTGTGGAAATTACCACTTTGTGAGGGCGCAGAACGCTGCTGAAGAACCACCTGTGTAAAAATGAGCTGAGAGCTGATTGGTTGAAGGAGTGTCGTCATCATCACAGAGCATGTAGACGGTTTATGATTCCTGCTGCTTTGTACCACATATATTTCACCAAACTCAGGAGAATGTTACTGCCTTGTAGAACGTAGTTTCTATAGcccttttgaaatgtttattataTAACTTTTCCTTTGCATCGTTACCTGTATTGACGTAACTCTAAAAAGCTGTTGGCTTAGTATCGGAAATTATCAACCTTGTTTACAAGTTATTAGTCATTATCCTCTACCGCCATCAGCTTTACATTGTAGTAACAGTAGCCACATGTGGCATTTTATCACTATCAACGTTCTGAGTCACATAACTCTTCTGAGTCTGATAACTCTACTGCCGATCAGCGGGGATGTATGAGTGCTGCTGTGGAAGCGAGTGCCCTTTGAGATCTATTATTAATACTAAAGTAACCCCTTGGGTCCCACGAGACACTCCTCCAAACTGTGGAAGTTTGGATACAAATAGatattataatatattataaacatattatttataactttaataatataacacagataaaataatatattttatattgatTATATAATATACAGCATTATAAAGGTATGACCTGTGCaagagtttgtattttttttagtgtaCTGGAATTATTAATCAGtcactttttatgcttttattccTGCATCGCTCATCATATAATCCTTCTGTATACTCTGTGTGTATTTtgtaatttgctttttaaattcttgtGTAATCATGAAGACTCTTTTCTGATCTGCTTTGgcccaaataaaaaaaaggattctctgcttgaaaacaaaatgtgttgcaGGTTTGTGAGGTtaggggggtgggtgggggtggggtttCCCTCTGGTGATCTTTTTCAGCCAATTAAAGTCTTTGTGACACCAGCAGCGCGTGACAGGAAATAGACAAGTTATTTGATACTGAGCTTTTAGCCGAACGTGGCTGTCTGCCAGCATATTTAACTGTTAGGTAATAACACTCTCGCTCAAGCAGTGAATCCCTAATCTGCTCAGAATGgtttttagaaaactgaaagGGATAACCTGAttgttttcacacagtttactttttattgactgagttaaagttcTGTGAACAAACAAGCTCAGTTTAAAAGGAGTCATTTCGATAAACCCAATTTTTAACTCAAGGTCACTGGGTCATAAACTGATGTGaataaaagttgtctcaggTTTCCAGGACTATATTTACACAAAGAGTGttatgaaagaaagaaaccatCCTGGGGTGTTTCAATCAGTGAGAGCAGGAAGTCATCAAACAACACGGGCTCTTAAGTTTTCACACACATAAGTGAAaccacaaatcaaacaaaacatgaccATGTGACTTTACAATATGACAACATGTTAAAGAGAGTGAGGCGCTCAGAGTAGGATCCACCTGTTTCATAGATtgtaaactgttttgtttgttgccatgacaacatTCATCAGAAGGCCATCACTTCTTGTAAGTTAGCTGTTTACTGGAAATGAATTGGGAAGTCAGGTGATCTCTTTTTTAGGTGCAGTCTGAAGATCTGTCAGTTaatgtgtgtcagtgtgtgaatgtcTCACTTTCAAAAACAATCCCTCTGTTTCTCACTCAGCTCTAACTACACTACAGTCCTTGTTCATAGCACCTTTTAAGCAGAGAagctaaatgaaatataaactaACTTTAAGATCtattaaacacaaataagaGCATAACAGAACAAATATGTCAGGGCTTACTTAAGTTTTGTTTCACAAACTGAAAGAGTGTCTGCCTTTTGTAGCTAAAAAACTGTTGTTCCAGGTTCCAGGAGCAGAGGAAGACAAAGCATTTTTCCATGTATTAAAGGCCTGGTAGCTCACACTGTAGCTGCACTGACAACATGACAGGAGATAGGGAGCAGACCAAGGAGTGATTCATAGATGAAAATCTAGTAATGCAGGTGCCTACAAATGGGTAATCATAACCAATTAACTAAAGAGTACAAAGTGCAGTGATGGTTAAAGTGGTTACAACCAGTTATGAGCCTTGGAGCACCTTGGTAGACCGCATTCAACATCTGTAGAGCGCCGTCAGGGACATTCATGTAAACAATGTCACCACAGTAGATAGTTAGTAAAAAGGTGTCAGCTACAAGCTTTTTCCTGAACCCTAGTTTCAAGAGATTTCAACTAGAACCCTAGTTTCAATTTCAACTTCTTTAAGAAGCTTTCAATATGGGCTTACAAAGAAAGATTTGcatctgtgaatattttcagATATTAATAAAAGTCCACATATTCGATAGGAACACCATTTGAGGATGTAACTGCTGGCGTTGACCTTttgtttgaaaaggttttagtctgttttttgtaTCCTTCAGGTAATCATCAAGTTTTCAGATAATATTTCTTTGGGAATGCAATTATTGGTAAGAAATGAGAGATAATACAAGATAACGCTAGGCTTTTTCACAGTAAATGGCAGCATTTTACTTCTAGACTCTCTTTAAACCTCTACTGCTCTAATAAAAACTTTGTACAAAGTGAAATGTAAGTAAAGAatgtaaaacattgttttcaattTCTCATTTACTCTGAGTCTGTGTCTGTATGGAGCACTGGAACAGTTCTGTGAAACACAACTCTGCCCTCTGCTGGCTGCAGCGTGTCAACATCATGATTTCAAATCTCTCATTGGAAATAACCTtgtagaagaaaaatgttttaaactgctGGCAAACTGTGACTGGCAACaacttcaaaaaaatatttgagtttttgtgacaggctgctatTAGAAAATGCCTAAACATacaatttaataataattttaaaatagttaTTCAAATAGCAACACATGTTAAGTTCATGTGTTTCTTATATGCTTGCCTGATACAGAAGTTAgtgctaaatgttttaaataggccaaaacaaaacatttgttagGTGTGGCTAGATAGAAGGACTGGACTAATACtgagaaattaaacaaattatgtgttccaaataactaaaaaacttttacataattacacctattttttttttaaattacataaaaacctcgtccttttaaagcaaaattaaagAAACGAAAGGTTTAAACTTGAACTGCGCCATGTTGACTTTTGACTTCCGGGCGCTCGCTCACACAGAAGGGCCTGTGCGCGAGCCCGGGAAGCCTAGCGGGCGGTGTTTCCTTGGAGCAGTCGGGCTTTTCTTCATGtagtaggttttttttataaagatttgacagttttttatttattttttaatataccCCCACTGTTACATGATTGTTTTTAATCGGTACCAAGTTAGCCGAAGCTTCAGTTCACAATTTGATctcataaaagtaaaaaaaaaaaaaaaaaatcgccaTCTTGGCGGGGGTTCAGCCTAACATCGACTTTAGCAGCAAACTTCGTGAAGCCTTTAAATTTAGggttaaaataatttgttacaTCACTATTGTCGATTTAAGTTAACAATAATGTGTTATATGTATTTACCCATGTGTGCCGAGTGAAATAAAGCGTCAATTAATCCGTTAGCTTTTGtgctaaattttttttttagctaatgttagctaaaacctgttagcttttttaaaaacaagcatgcacttaatttgatttttgtattGATATACTCTTAAATAAATTACGTATACATACTTAGAGCtgaagtatttcttttttatttgaatttagaAGTTAATTCAAAATTTATTCATGGAATTATGGCTTATttagtgtgttttgtttcaaattattGAATCTTTTAACCTAAATCACAGGAATAAATTAAGAATCAGTGTttaatttgaaccttttttattCTATTAGCTCTCTTTAGGTTATTGTGATGCAGAAACTTATATAATTGAGTTTGTTGTTGCATTTGTAGCTGATTCACAAGTCCCCTCAGCACAAACTAATCTGCTTCaatttaaatccatttaaattcaaatataaacaaatgtcATTGTCAGACCAAGCTCTTAAAAGGAtctgatgcatttttaatttcagtatttttttctgagtgCTGTAAAGCAGGTTAACATATGCAGGTTATATTTTAGTGATCTAAATTAACTAACCCTAACAACTAATATGTCAGTAAATTCAAAAAGTTCAAAAGTTGTTGCTAGCCCATATTTGATATTGTTTACTTTCAATAAAACAGACCACCATGGTCTTGTGCAGGAGTTCTTAAGatcttagtctttttttttttttactttttttttctcttgtattCAGTCCACTCATTGTTCCTGAATGTTATGTTTTATGATTAATTGACTTAACGGTGTACTATAAACATTAAAGATTTAACGGATGAAACAGTTTTGTCACAGTTTAGAGAAGTAATGAGTTCCAGACGTGTTTGTTCCCTAAGCAGACAGTTTTGAATCGTTTGTCTCATCTGACTAAAAATACTTGACTTAAGCTTTTCCGTGAATGATATAGACACTGTTTTGAGGGAGAAATTCCAAATGATGtacttaatttaaaatttctcaCAGTATTTTATCCCAAAATATAGTTTttggagctgcagaaaacatgTGAGATGtgattctgcttcttttaaaatgttaatttttttggtttccaGATATTTCACTGcatgaaggaaagaaagaagtgaACATGGCTCACACGGTTCAAAGTGAGTAAAAGATATTTAAGATCTTGTTTTGTTGGGTTAAGCTGGCAGTATCAGGTGTCCTTTTTTAGGGAATATTATTTCCAGCAtgtaaaaacacttcaaaattaAATCCATCTCACTGTTGTCACTTGCAGGAAATTTTAGGaactcattttcttctttttctctgctaactgtattaaaaacatttttgattaaaaagtaaagtcaaaatcattgtttaaaaaatgcttgGACACGAAGTACATTATTATCAAAGATTGAATGtctttactaaaataaaacgAAAATTGTTTGTTATTAAAGCATTCATCAGTAAAGCAGCTGTGGTTGATTTAAGTTAAGGCAAATCAGTATTTAGAACTGTCCAACAGgctctttgtttcaaatttaatGTCAGAACCAACTTTACTTGAATTGAATCAGTGTGTTAGGCTTTATCAGGTTTTTTTATAATTGAAATTTCTTGgaaaaaaatttgcattttgccttctgttgttgttttaatataaatgttttgtgtttaaaaaaaaaaaagaaaagtgtccgTTTCTACATGACTCATTTCACAGTCGACTGGTTTAATgcaaaaaagtttagttttgattGGGGAAAGATTTGTTGCTCTTTGTCTCCTGTACTGCAATAGGAAAgaaagtttttgtatttatgtttgtcTGAGTTACTGATAAAGTTATAGTCTGAATCTTTTGAAACAGGATTTGGTGAGAAAGGCAGTCCTGGTGCTCTGACTCTGTATTCAAGCTCCAGTgcaagctttgtttttaattcatagTTTAATAATTGTTACTTTGTCTGCTCTTGTGCACATTTAACTTGGCATATATCGATGTAAACTTTGCAAAAATTTGTCTACATCTCTATCTTATTTGCTAAtcactttgatttttgtttgatgttttagtATATTGCTTTAGTGTGTTAATATTTAACTGATAACAtgatattgttttctttttttcttcaacagacACGGGTAAAAAATTCCCCTCCAACACAATATTTAGCAGGTGTAATCAGCCAAAAGCAGAACACCTGAAGCCTCTTTCCCAGTTTTCCCAGATGGTCCCACGAGCTCCAAAGAAGAGCCAGTCAAAACCGTTTTCTAACCCATTTGTTAATTTTCAAATTACTATAGTTAATGAATccgtgaaaaaaagaaagctgaatGATTCCAGTCTGGACACTGGCTCCAGCGGTGCGTTTAAAAAACCATGCTATCTGAACGCTTTGTCCCCAGACCTTGCCTGCGTCATGGACTATAGCAGTCCTCTTTCAGGGAGGAGTTCAGGCTTGAAGGTAAAAACTCAAGCTTGTAGCAGTGAAATTAAAGAAGCTCTGAGCTCTCGGCTGGGCTTGGAGCATGTGAAAAGCAGGTCCTCCAAAGATCAGGCGGGTGATGTGGAGGCCGTGCAGCTGAGCCCTAATAGTGAGAAGCATCTGTTAAATATTTCACGTGATTTTGACTATGATGTTGATGACATCTTGTGCCTCAACCCTCTGAAAAAGGAAGGGCAAGGAGAAACTAATAAAGAAGTGAAAACTGACCTGAGAGCCGTGGAGGAGGACAGAGGTTATGATTCGTCATTTAACCCAGATGAAAATAAAGAGGAACATCACGCTGAAAGTCCAGCAGTGCCTCAGTTTCGGGAGCAAGCTTCAGTGTGTGGTCAGCATTTCTCTTTCTTAAATAAAGACTGCAGCGCATCTGAGAGATGGCCACTGCTGAAGCCTGGGAAACCTGCTGTTGAGTTTTTAGAGGGGGACGATGATGTTTTGAACATTGGGGAACCAATATTTGAGTCCTCTGTGTGTCAGCCAAGCGCTGCAGATGAGCAGAGGAGTCGGTTGTCAAAAGTTCTGAAGGAGCCTGTTTCTATCTGCCAGGCTTACAGTGTTGGGGACAGCACTGTGGACACTTCTTATGAAACTACATTGCCTTTACAAGTGCAGGTAAGTTGCTTTAGCTGTTCAGTCACATCAGGAAAATAAGCTTGTTTTGTCCTGGATTGTACATGGTGTGTACGTTAACACCAAATACCTGTGctcgtccttttttttttttttttttcttctttaggtGAAATCAAAAGTGGTGGTTGCAAATCTTCCAGAAAGCATCAGAAAGCCAGCATCTTTTCCCACCCGAGAGCAGAAAGCATATTCTGCGAACCAGAACAGGAGCAAAGCTGTTCAGAGGGCCAAATGTTTGAGGATTCAGAGGTACTGTAGCAGCTGCTGTCGCCTCCAGGGGGAGCAATGTGACCGTAGAAAACACACGGGGAAGTTTGGGGCTGCTGTATCTGACCCTGTTTGTTTCAATTGTACCTCTGTGCATTTGTTGTTAATGTCAACGCATAAATTAATCAGGCAGACTTGTGTGGACCTGTCTTCTGGCCCTCGTGTCATCATTAGGTGGCTTAAAATagtcattaaaacatttgttaatgttttttaggCCTAAAATTTATAATGACGAGATGGAATGGGAGCGTCAGAAAGGACAGTAtgtattttctgtcagaagtcACATGACTGAGAACCAAGCAACAACTCAAGGTAGGAAACtagtctctttaaaaaaaaaaaaaggggggggggatgaCACTTCGTCATTTCCTTTGGCTGCTCTCTTTA is a window of Kryptolebias marmoratus isolate JLee-2015 linkage group LG10, ASM164957v2, whole genome shotgun sequence DNA encoding:
- the LOC108234469 gene encoding uncharacterized protein LOC108234469: MAHTVQNTGKKFPSNTIFSRCNQPKAEHLKPLSQFSQMVPRAPKKSQSKPFSNPFVNFQITIVNESVKKRKLNDSSLDTGSSGAFKKPCYLNALSPDLACVMDYSSPLSGRSSGLKVKTQACSSEIKEALSSRLGLEHVKSRSSKDQAGDVEAVQLSPNSEKHLLNISRDFDYDVDDILCLNPLKKEGQGETNKEVKTDLRAVEEDRGYDSSFNPDENKEEHHAESPAVPQFREQASVCGQHFSFLNKDCSASERWPLLKPGKPAVEFLEGDDDVLNIGEPIFESSVCQPSAADEQRSRLSKVLKEPVSICQAYSVGDSTVDTSYETTLPLQVQVKSKVVVANLPESIRKPASFPTREQKAYSANQNRSKAVQRAKCLRIQRPKIYNDEMEWERQKGQYVFSVRSHMTENQATTQGYMTELMDLMTHVAGQRDSNGSQWQHPSDLTCRNYQRQSGNETPSMTLSEWQAMNLIHHKRFSKVPKIFERSSFS